AATTAAAAACATCATCGCCTTTCATAACTAAATTATCTTTAGACCTGAAATTCCCGTTTTTATCTTCTTCCATTAAAGCAGTTTCAGGAGTTGATGGCATTCTAAAGCCGCCAGCAGGAATCATAAGTACATCAGCATTTGTGCCATCCATTTTTATGTTTCCAAAAATTGTATTTTCATCTGTTGTTTTAGAAACAACTGTAATTGAAGCAGCATCTCCGGTAAGAGGATTGCTATTTCTGTCGCGTTTAGAAACTTTTCTACTTAGAATATCCGCATTAATCAATATTACTTTTTTTATAGCATCCTGCTCAAGCAATAAAAATGCCTGAATTAGCCCAATCTCGTATGCAGCACAGCCCTGATTAATGTCCATACATATCATGTCGTGCTTAAGGTTCAGCCGCCCCTGAATGACATTGCTGGTAGGCGGCATGATATAATCGGATGACTGAGTAACCAGGATAAGTGCATCGATCTCTTCCTTTTTTAACAACCCTTTTTCAAGCAGGTACTCCATACCAAATACAGCAAAATCGGAAACACATACATCATCATTTGCTATTCTGTGTTTATTATATCCCATTGCCAATTTTAATTTCATACATTTAGCCTCAGAGAAATTATAATTTCCCATCTCATCTTCAAATTTAACTTCATTGGCTGGAAGTATAGTGAGTATACCTTCTATTTTTTTATTCCTGAATTTAAGATTCATTGCTTACTCCGTTTTTTTTCAATAATGATATAATCGCAGCAATACTTGAAAAATTTTTAGGTATAATATCCATACCATCAATGGAAATACCATAATGCTTATCGAGCGAGGTTACAAGGTTTACAATATCAAATGAGTCTAACATACCTTGTTCAATAAAATCTGAATTTTCCATAAAATCAAATTCAGGTCGTAATTCCTTTAATATTTCAATAATTTTATTCTTCATGTTGTTTTGTTTTAATAAAAGTATAATCTTTTAATCCATCGAATCTCGCACCTAGTAAATGGTGAATTTTTTTCACTTCTGTGTTTTCTGAATTCACCCAAAAATACGCATAATTTATTCCTCGCAAAATCATAATATTGAAAATATCCAATAAAAGTAACAAGCCTTCACCTGATTTATCCAACCAAGCATTAAGATAACACTTTTTATCCTTTATTGTAAAAATCAGAAATCCTTTTTGCACACTATTATTCTGGCTAATTACAATTTGTTGATTATCGATCATTTTTTTTATATCTCCAATTGTAGGCAAATGATCAACAATTTTATTAAAAGTAGAATATAATGAATTATATATATCATTTAAATGAGAACGTTCAGCAAATTGGGTACTACGACTTGTCCTTTTTTTAACATCTTTATAATACATTCTTTCGTAAATACCTATACAGGTATATCCACTTTCATCAAGTATTTTATTCCAGTTATCAATTGAACTCTTTGATGGAATATTTATAGCATGTTCAAAACGTAATTTCTTTAAAACCCGGACTGTTTCCTGATGGTCGGACGAGGTAATATAGCAACGATAAAAATCATTGTCTGGTTTCCGTATTAAAATAGTATTATCACCGCAATAAGCCTCTATCTCAGAATTCTCCGAATAATCATAAAAATTATTATAAATAATCTTTCGCTTTCTATAATCATTCAAAATAGTCCTGAAGTCGCTAATATTATATATTTTAAATTGTACTACACCTTCCATTTTCAGATCGTTCCGTTATCTACATGAATATTTTGGCCTGTAATTGAACTTGCTTTTTCAGATAACATGAATGAAACAGTTTGAGCAACCGAATCAATGTTTGTGGGAATTTTTAACGATGTCCTGTTGTATATCTTTTCTTTTTGTTCGGTAGTAAGTGTCGCACTCATTGCAGTTTCCATAAAACCAGGAACCACCACATTGGACCTGATCCCTTTTGATCCCCATTCTCTTGCCGTATTCTTCGAGAATGCCTCTAGTGCGCCTTTACTGGAAGCATACATGGCAAGTCCTTTGTAACCGGTATGCACGCTGACCGATGAGATATGCACGATACTTCCCCTGGTCTTATTGAATATCATATTGCGTATGGCATATTTGGTAAGCATCATTGGGGCATATACATTCACCCTGAACATCATTTCCAATTGATACAAGTCTAGGTTGGTGATGATATCATCATAGGCTGTTGCTGCGTTGTTCACAAACCCATGAACTACGATGGTATTAGGGATGAATTCCTTGAATATAACCTTGTGAATATTTGCTGTATCAGATAGATCATAACTTTTAAAAAAGAGCTTGCCATGATATTTTTTCTCAAGCGTTTTTAATTCGGAAGAAAAACTCCTGCTGATGGCATATACCTTATTACCCTGCTCAAGCAAAGACCTGCAGATAGCAATGCCCACTCCTCTTGATGCGCCTGTGACGAGTACATTCATGATCGCTTTATTTTTCCGGTTCTTGTTAAACTGATGTTTTCAACAAAAGTGATTTTTCTCGGTACTTTATAGTCTTGTAATTTTTCTGATAGATATTTTCTAATTTCTATTTCGGAAATATTTATGCCGCTGTACAGTTGAACATCTGCACACAAGATATTTCCCAGTACAGAGTTCGGCTTGCTGTATACGATCGCATGCTTTATGCCAGGTTTCCCGGATAATGCTTCCTCCACTTCTGCAGGATTAACTTTAAAACCTCCAATATTGATCAGTTCATTCTTTCTGCCGTGAAACCTAAAGGTCCCTGTCGTCTCATCGACCCATTCCACCAAATCGCTGGTGTGATAATATTCGTGGTCCAGATTTATCTCTGCCGAATTTCCCAGCAAGGACTGATGTATCCATAATTCATTATTTGCAACAATGATCTTTTCTTTCAAATGCTCAGGAATTTGGAAATATTCTCCTTTGGACACCAATAAAGACCCCCCTTCTGTTGAAGCATAGATGTTATTGATCTTGGCATTCGGAAAGATCCCAAGCATATTTTCATGTAATTTTTTATCCGACTTCTCGCCTCCAAAGGTCAAGCGGATTACAGACGGATAAGACCTTTCAAAAGGGAGCAACAGCCTGTAAAATGTAGGAGTTGCCGAAATATGTGTTATCTGGTATTTTGAAATGGCATTGTAAATACCCGTTCTTTCTTTCTTGAACAGGTTGATCAGGGGGTGTTTATTCATAAATGCCTGAAAAAAAACCTGCAGCCCGGCCATGTGGGTAGGATTATGTGCAAAACCCCAGACTGTATTGGTGAAATTTTGTTTCTTCTGAACAGCCCTGGCCAGCGATGATACAGAATGCAGTATCTGTTTTGGCTGACCGGTGGTTCCTGAAGTAAAAATAATGATCTCAGATGCCGAATTCTGAATTTTGTCAATTACAGCATTAAAATCTTTGAAATCATTCTGTAACAATGTTTCACTGACATTTATTCCATCGATGTTTAATTTACCGATCTCATCCTTGCTTAGGTCTGAGTCAAGCAGAACCAATTGCTTTCCGGCAACAAGTCCTACAAGAAAATTGAGGAAAAAATCGTACAATCCTCCAGATTTAAAGACCCTACAATAGCCTTTCGATTCATTTATATCACGAATAAGCTCTTCATAGCTCTTCTCCTTTTCTATGTCGGACAAGAACAACGTCATTATTTTTTTAGTTTTAATAATATCTCGCCAACGGTAGAGACCAGACCGTCTTCGAAAATATCTACATCAAAAACATCTTCAATGCGTACGGTCAATTCGGCCAGATCAAATGAGGTAAATCCAAAATCATCACGGAGTTTATCTGCAGGTGTCAACTCATTCAGCTTATCCATGCCTTTTCCTTCTCTGATATAATTTATGATCTCTAAGATTTTCGACTCCATAGGTTTTTATTTTTGTCAACAGATCTCGCTGCTTAATTTCAGCCTGTCGATTTTTCCATTTGTATTTCTTGGCAATTTTTCCATCTTATGATATGCGGTTGGTACCATATATTTTGGAAACATCTGAGCAATAGCGCGCTTCATTTCGGCAATAGATTTTTCTTGGGTTGATTCATAAATAAGCGTGATTTCTTTTTTTGTTGTGTTATATACTACGCATCCGTTATCTACCAGTTTCAAGGTATTAATGATAACATGTTCGATCTCGCCCAGCTCGATGCGGTAACCAAGATGCTTGATCAGGCTGTCTTTTCTGCCTTTGAAGATGAGTTCGCTCCGTTCGTTCATGAAGACAATATCACCAGTACGGTAAATGATCTCAGGATAGGAAGTATTCAGTGGATTCTGTACAAAAGCAGCCTCTGTTTTTTCACGGTTATTATAATAACCCATGGCCAATGACGTTCCGCGCACACACAATTCGCCTTCTTCGTTGATCCCGGCGGGCTGGTCATTTTCTTTCAGCACCAGGATGTCAGTATTGCGACAGGGAAAGCCTATCGGAATGGGTTCTTCGTCCTTCAGGTCTCTTTCAACAATATAATACGTGCAATCAAGGGTGATCTCAATGGGACCATATAGATTCACAAATTTAGTTCCTTGTAAATTCTTCTTCCAGTAATTAAATTGCTTGGTGGGAAAAACCTCTCCTGCAAACCAAACGGTCTTCAGTTTGGGCAGTGCGATCTTGCTCAGCAGGTCCATATTGGCAATGTTCACCATAATGGTAGGCACCCAGAAAATAAAACTTACTTCATTTTTCTGCATGATATCTAGAATCGTGGCAGGAAATGCGCTGTTTTGCTCCGGGATAAGAACAAGAGTGCTTCCTTTTGCCATCAGCATGCACAATTCAAAACTGTAAATATCGAATATCGAAGGCGACAGGGATCCAACAATCTCATGGTCGGTGATGCCCAGGGTTTCAACAGCCCATTCCGTGAAATCAAAGAAGCTCCTGTGATTAAGCACAACTCCTTTGGGAGTACCTGTAGAACCCGAAGTATTGATTATGCATAATGGATCTGTATCTATGATCCGTTTTACATTTGATCGCAGTTTTTCTTCATTGAAATTAATATCAACATTGATCAGGTCCATATTGATTACCGGTACATGGCTACCCAATGCTTCAAGAGCCGACGAATACGCCGAGCTGGTAATAATGAACTGAGGCCTGACCTGTTCGATAATATTTTTCAACCGAGCCTGCGGATACTTTACATCCAGATTCATGTAACAATTTCCGCTATAAATGATCGCAATATCAGCAACAACGCTTTCAATGCTTTTGGGCAAGAAAACCGCAATAGGTTTGTTGATACAGTTATTTAATCGAATAATTTCATAAGCAATTATTTTTGCTTTAGCATTAAGTTCTGAAAAAGAAACATTTCGATCGCCGTCAATCACTGCTATCTTATTATTAGCAACATTAACTGTGTCTATAAAATATTCAATGATGTTAATCTTCATACTGGAAAAGATAGATTCAATTACTATTTTTTTTTAATAAATTTGTTATCATTATTAATTATTATTTTTTATAGCTTCCAGAATAACATCCACCTGCCGTTCTGTTGTAGATAATTTTAATCCAAGTTCTCTGCAATTATTCGACATTTTAATATATTCAGAAGAATTCAAATCCAAAATTCGCTGAACCCCTTCAGCAAATTTATTTAATTCTCCCAACTCTACTCTGTAACCTGTTTCCCCATCAACTACCAAATCCTTTGCCACACCTATATTAAAAGAGACAACAGGAGTTCCACACATTATTGACATATTTACCATAATTGGCCCCGCATCTTGAATAGAAGGACTTACAAAAACATTTGCTGCCTGAAAAGCAGCCGGTAACTCTCTATTTGCATCAAGTAACCCTAAAAATTTATATGGAAATGGTAATGATTCTAATAATGTATCATCACATCGTCCAGCAAGAACTAAAAAAACATCTTCAATATTCTGAGGTTTATATTTTTTTATTAAATTCAATGCATGGATAAGAAGCTTAATTCCTTTTCTTTCCTCGTTAATATACTGAGCACCAAAAAATATAATTTTTTTATCTGTAGGAAGTCCCATTTTTGCCCTTACTTCAATTTTATTATTAGGCTTAAAAATATCAGGATTTATAGGAGCCTGAAGCTTTTTGTTTGTGATATTTTTAAAAATAGAGCTATAATTTATTTCATCCCCGCCAAAAAAAGTTATAAATTTTACCGACTTGAAATACCTTTGTTTAAAAATAAAATTTTTATGTGTAATATCATTTGGATCATTAGATTTAAGAGCCGGGCATTTACCGCATTCATACTTATAACCTTCGCACCCCCAATTATAATGACAACCTCCAGTCATAGGGTTCATATCCGGAAACACCCACAAAATAGGTACTTTGTAAATTATATAGAGCTCATAAATATTTTTGGGATGAATAAAATCTTGTAAAAAATAAAGAATAATTGCATCTGGTTTAATTGAAATTTTTCTTACAATTTGCTTAGTTCTAACAAGTGTTTTATATTGATTTAGGTATAAAAAACAATACTTTGCATCAGCTTTAATATTTTTCACAATGCTAAACTTTGCAAAAAAAGTATATATTTTTCTTTTAAAAAAATTAATTCCCCGCAAATATAATTTTGAAAAACAGCCTACATAAACAGCATTAATATCATTTGTAGCTTTATGAGTATGCAATAGCAACACTTTTGAATTATAGCCTCTTTTCTTTAATTCAAGATGAAAAATTTCAGTCATTATTCCGGATGCTTTAAAATCCGGAGAAGAGATATGTAAAATATTCATTAGCTCCAAATTCCTTTCGCCTTGAAGTGTATTATTTTATGATACTGCATAGGATAAAAAATAAACCCTGGCAACCCTAGTATAGCTGTTGATAGAATAACACCTGATATTCCTATTGTTTTACCCAAATATATTGAAAGAGGTATATTTACTAAAGCACCTATCAATCCTGCAACCAATTGAAATTTAATATGACCAACACCATTTAAAAAAGTACTATATATGGCATTCCATAAATTTATCATAACGTAAAGTGCCATTACTATCGTGATTGACATAGGAACATGAACTGTATTCCCTACCCAAAGAAAATAAAATGTATTAGAAAATAATATCATTAATATTATAGCTCCAATTAAAAGCAACCATATAGATTTTAATTTTTTCATGGAAAGTCTTATCCAGTTTAAATCTTTCTTGGTATAAGCTTCTGTGAATGCACTCCAAAATGGTGTAAGGATAATACTATATACCATTGTAATAATACTAAAATATTTAAAAGCTATATTATATGGAGTTACTTGTTCGGGGCCAAAAAGCTGAGAAATAATAATATTACTAGTTTGATATAATAAAATTACAGCAATTTGCAAACCAAAAAATTTAACCCCAAGGCTCATTAAATCTCTTGCAAATTTAAATCTTACATATTTAAAAGAAGGAGCATAATTTTTATAACTGTGTCCATAAAACCAAAGGCTAGACAATGCTAATACTAATACTGGTGCTGAACTTAATGCTATCCCTAGGTATAGCAAATTTCCTGACGTTGATTTTGTAAGAATAAATATCACAATTAACGAGAATATATTTCCTAATAAATATAAGAATGCAGATTTAGCTGGTTGCTGGTTTGCTGTAATAATTGTAGTTATTAATTGTAATACAAACTGCACACTAAAAAATACAAAAACAATCATAGCTAATAGCGAAAGTTCAGTTGTCATAGTAGAAGGCGTATTTATTATTATTGCCCAATTTAGAAATGGATTAATGAAAATAAATATTACTAAAACAACTCCAATAATTATACTCAAGATAGCATATGTAGTACTAACATATATACGTGCCAATTCATGCTTTCCTTTTGCTAATGCTTCGGCAAATCGATTTCGCAATCCATTGCCAAAACCAATATCAAAAAAACCAAACCATCCAATAACAGAACTTAATGTTAGCCATACACCATATTTTGTCGGATTTATATAATTTATGGTAAGAGGAACTAATAATAAGCTTATAGCTATATTTAACCCTTTTATTATTACTGATGCAGCAATATTCTTTTTAGTTTTTAAACTTCTTTCATTTCCTTGAGTAAAATAATTAATTATAAATTCAGGAAAAATTGATTTTAAATATTTTTTAAGAATAGAAAGCTGATACTTTAAATTCACAGATATTATTTGTTTTTTTGATTATTATTAATTAAAATAACTTTCATGTTTTTTAATAAAATTATACCCACTCCTACACATCCTCCTAAAAATAACATTGTAATTATAATTAAACTTGATTTAGGGCTACTTTTTTTTAAAGGAATTTGAGCAGGATCCATTACATTAAAAACAGGTGTTTCTTCCTGAACTTTAATTTTTGATTGTTCTAATTGTTTCGCTAAAGCACTATATAAACTAAACGATAGATCATATTCGGACTGAAGTCTTTCTTCTTCAGTTTGAACAGAGGCTAATATCACATTTTTATTCCGGTCTTTATATATTGCCAATGCCTGCTGTGCTTCCATATATTTTGCTTCAGCCTCATTCGAACGTGCTTCAACAAACTTTAAATCGGTTTTTGCTTTTTTAGTTCTGTAATCAATTATATATCTCTTAAGGTCTTTTACTACATAACTTGTAACTTGAGCAACAACAAGTGGGTCTTGCATTTCAACACCAATAACAAACTTATTTGATTTTTTAAAATCCTGTTCTGTGCTTATACATCCCGCTAATGCCTCAATAATATCAGACTGTTTCTTTGTAATACGAATAGGTTCTACTGATATATCTTTTAGTGAATCTGATGAAACAACAAGAAGTTTTTTACCTGTAATATTATCATTTTTACCTCTTATCCATTCCATTATTTTTCCGGGCAATCCAATTGTATATTTAGCCACGAAACCTGCTAACGAAGAACGAGTATGCCTGTCAAGATATTGTTCAACAGTTAATGTGGAATCATATTTCGATTCAATAACTTTCTGTTTCATTATTTCAAGCAGGAATGGTGTGCTTTTAATAACTTCAGGATACAAATCAGGCACAAGAGCTTCCTTATCAGTTTTATTCATGCTAATTCCTGCCAATCCTCCAAACTGTTGCAATAAACCTGACATGCCACTTCCACTACTACTGGTTTCAACTACTAAAGTAATTTCTGATTTATATTCTTTTGGAGAAAATATAACAATAAAAATACCTAATACAAAAAAAACAATCATGGATTTTATTATTATTTTTCGTCCACTCCATATTTTTTTTGCAATATCAATTAAATCGATTTCGCTATCTTTATTTTCTTTTTTTGTTTGCGTTTCTGTCATTTATGAATTATTTCAAAATTTATTTTAAAGCATTCACAATTGTTATTATAATCAAAGCTAAAGATGACATAGCTGTCCCAAAACCTATTGCTTCTGTCGTGCTCATACCTTTTTTCAATGTTTTTTGTGGGACGACAATCTCTGCTCCCGGCTCTACTTTAGGATAATTTTTAATAAATAAAAATCGAGATGTTCTTTTTACAGAACCATTAATATTTACAACATATATTTTAGAAGGTTTTGCATCGTCCGAAAAACCACCCGATGAAGAAATATATTTTCTTACTCCGTAGCCTTTCATATATCTTACCACAACCGGGTATAATAATGCTCCGCTTAAACCAACTGTCTGCGGTTCTTTTGGAATTTTTATAACATCTCCTTTTTCTAAGAATAAGTCATACTTAGACCCCGCTTTTTTAAGAATTTTTTCCAGATCAATACTTATTGTTGTTTCTGTTTTATTAATTGTTTGGTCATCTATAGGTAAGGTATCATTCACTCTTTCTTTTAACTTTTCAATATCTTTTAATTGAAGTTTTTTCGCAGCAGAATTTTGTCTTGTTAATCTTGCTCCTTTTACGTATGCTTCAGGAGTAGTGCTTCCAGCACGTTTAATCAAATCTGATATACGTTCGGTTTTAGTTGTTATACTATAAAAACCGGGGAATAAAACTTCGCCATCAACTTTAACAATACTTTGCGATGAATATCCGGGAGATTTACGAATAAAAACATTATCAAAAGGCATTAACTCAAAATTTGATGCGGAATCTGACACTTTCAAATCTTTTGAAATTTGAAATTGATAAACTTCCGCAATTTTATCACTTGATGCTGTAGCATAATTATCTTTTATTCTTCTGTCAACTTCAATCTTTGCATATGATGCAGATTCGAGCAAACCTCCTGCCTTTACTATTAAATCTTCGATGGTTGTATTTTTTGTATAAGGATATTCTCCCGGTACACGGACCTCTCCATCAATTTTAATTGTATATTCTTCTTGTATATCAAATATTGATGATACAGATACAACATCTTCTCTTAATAATAAAGTTTGATACGATTGTGTAGTATCTTTTATTTCTACAGGAATTGTTTTTATTGTCAAATCATCTAAAGTACGATAAATTATAACACGACTTTTAAATGCATCTTCACGCAAGCCACTGGCTTTACGAATCAGTTCACCTAAAGTCGTATTATTGTCTAAAGCAAATATTCCCGGACGATTCACCGCTCCTTTTATTTCAACACGATTCTCGTATTTATTCAAAACTGTGTCAACTGAAACTTCATCACCGTTTGATAGTTTAAATGAATCCTGTTGTATTGATGGTACATCAAAGACTTTATATTGTTTCCCTGTTTTTCTTAATACTTTTACATTCTCAGTATATGCCTTGTCAGTGTAACCTCCGGCATAATAAATTAAATCTTTTAATTTTTCTGAAGTCTTCAAATCAAATAAACCTGTTCGTTTTACTTCACCTTTTATTTCGACACGGTTGTCGTATGCTGGAATAAAAATCACATCTTCGTCCTGAAGCCTCATATTCTTTGGTAGTTCACCTTTTAACAGAAATTCATAAATATCCAGTTCCGCCACAGTCTTGTTATTTCTTATAATTTTCACATTACGCAAGGAACCATTTTCTGAAGGACCTCCTGCTACATACAATGCATTTAATGCTGTAGCTAATGATGATAATGTATATGTTCCGGGAAGTGCAACTTCTCCAACAATATTAACTTTAATACTTCTTACAGCACCAAGACTAACTTTTAAAAATGTATTTCCAATTGATAAACCGGTATAAATTGAAGTAAGCTCTTTTTTAACTTTATTTGTCGCCTGTTCGATTGTCATACCGCTAAGATAAATAGGACCAACATTACTTATTATAATATAACCTTCGGCAGTGATTTTTTGTTCGTATGTTTCCTGGGATGCACCCCACACATCAATTATTAATTTATCACCCGGACCTAACTGATAATTTAATGGAGTTGCAATGTTGGTGCTTGGTTCAAACGTTAACGATTTATTTGTAAACAATGAAAATCCAAAAATTTTATTTGCATAAGGATTTACCTCTTTATCAAGCGAATCATTTTTAACTTCAGCACTACGAGTTCTGCCTGTTGAACTATTATCATCTTTTATAGTAGTCTTTAATTTTGAAATACGGCTTTTAAGTTTAAGAATTTCAGAATCAGACATTCCTTTTGCTTTTGCTAAAGTTTCAATTTGATCTTCTGACATGCCCGACATTCCTGCCTTTTCAGCAATAGCTTTTACTTGCGTATCTGAAAGTTCATCAACTTTTACTTTACTTAAATCGACATTATCTATTTTCTGCGATTGAGAGAAAGCATTATTATAAAATGAAGTAAAAATTACCAGAACAAAAACTATTATAATATTTTTATATTTTTCCATTATATGATTGAATTATTAATTAATGTATTCATTATATACCATAGTAATTCCTTCTTCCAGATTATACTTGTGCTTAAATCCGAATTTATTTAATCTTGAGACATCTAAAAGTTTTTTTGGGGTTCCATCAGGTTTTGAATTGTCCCAATTTATAGTTCCTTTATATCCGACAATCTTTTTAATTAGTAAAGCTAAATCATATATCTTTAAATCAGCTCCTGTTCCTATATTCAGAAATGAGACACCTTCTGTTTTAATTAATTTTTCCGCATCGATATTTTCTAATACATAAACACAAGCCGATGCCATATCATCCACATGCAAAAATTCACGATAAACATTCCCAGTTCCCCATAATGTAACTACAACTTCTGATGATTTTTTTGTAATACCATATTTAGATAATATTTCAATAATCTTATATTCATCAGATGAACCGTCAATAGCTTCAATAGGTTTATTATTCAAATCTTTTTTTATTGCTGACCAATCGTTATTTTCCAAACATTTCCCCAAATGCATTTTACGAATTATTGCCGGAAGAACGTGCGATTTTTCCAAATCATAATTATCATTAGGCCCATACAGATTAGTGGGCATTACTGAAATGAAATTTGAACCATACTGCTGATAATAACTTTCACACATTTTAATTCCCGCAATCTTAGCAATGGCATAAGGCTCATTTGTTTTTTCCAGTTCTCCTGTTAATAAATATTCTTCCTTTAATGGCTGCGAAGCTAATTTAGGATATATGCACGAGCTTCCAAGAAATAATAATTTTTTTACACCATATTTATATGCACTATGAATAATATTATTTTGAATTGCCAGATTCTCGTATATAAACTGTGCACGATAAGTACTATTAGCAAGAATACCACCAACCTTAGCAGCTGCATCAATTACATAATCAGGTTTTTCTTTTTCAAAAAAAGTTTCAACCTCTGCCTGGCGAGTAAGATCAATATTTTCGATTGAAGCAAAAACAAAATTAGAATATCCCTTTGCTAACAAACAACGATGTATTGCAGAACCCACCAATCCTGTATTCCCGGCAATAAAAATTTTTGAATCTTTTTTCATCATTATTTATAAAGCTCTTTTTTTAGCTTTTTTATAATCAGCCTGCACCATTATTTTCACCAAATCTTTAAAAGTAGTTTTTGGCTTCCATCCTAATATATTTTTTGCTTTAGAATAATCTCCTATTAATATCTCTACTTCTGTCGGACGAAAATATTTTGGGTCTATTGCAACCACCTCTTTATTTGATGACTTCAATATTCCAACTTCATCTTTCCCTTTGCCTTTCCAAATTATTTCTTCATCCAAAACTTTAAACGATTCCTCAACAAACTCTTTCACAGTATGAGTTTCATTTGTTGCAAGAACATAATCATCAGGTTTATCAGCCTGCAATACTCTCCACATTCCTTCAACGTATTCAGGAGCATAACCCCAATCTCGTTTTGCATCCAAATTACCAAGTAATAATTTTTCCTGTTGACCTAAAACTATTTTAGCCACAGCAACCGATATCTTACGAGTAACAAAAGTTTTTCCTCGTCTTTCACTTTCGTGATTAAAAAGTATTCCATTGCATGCGTACAAATTATATGCTTCACGATAATTCACCGTAATCCAGTATGAATATAATTTTGCTGCAGCATAAGGACTACGTGGATAAAAAGGTGTCTTCTCACTTTGAGGAATCTCTTGTACTTTCCCATATAATTCTGATGTTGAAGCTTGATAAAAACGAGTTTTCAACCCTGTTTCTTTAATAGCATCCAAAAAACGAAGAGTACCAATTCCATCTACTTCTGCTGTATACTCAGGCACTTCGAATGAAACCTGAACATGACTTTGAGCACCAAGGTTGTATATTTCATTGGGCTGTACCTTTTCAACTAAACGATTCAGATTACTTGAATCTGTTAAATCACCATAATGCAGAAATAACTTTTTATTTAAAATTGAATTATCAGAATAAAGATGGTCGATCCGAAAAGTATTGAAAGAGCTGGAGCGACGAATAATTCCATGAACAGTGTACCCTTTTTCAATTAATAGTTCTGTTAAATACGATCCATCTTGACCTGTAATACCACTAATCAGTGCAGTTTTCATATTAATATTTTGATTTTCCTATTTACAGCTTCGCCCTGTCGGTT
This window of the Bacteroidales bacterium genome carries:
- a CDS encoding GDP-L-fucose synthase yields the protein MKKDSKIFIAGNTGLVGSAIHRCLLAKGYSNFVFASIENIDLTRQAEVETFFEKEKPDYVIDAAAKVGGILANSTYRAQFIYENLAIQNNIIHSAYKYGVKKLLFLGSSCIYPKLASQPLKEEYLLTGELEKTNEPYAIAKIAGIKMCESYYQQYGSNFISVMPTNLYGPNDNYDLEKSHVLPAIIRKMHLGKCLENNDWSAIKKDLNNKPIEAIDGSSDEYKIIEILSKYGITKKSSEVVVTLWGTGNVYREFLHVDDMASACVYVLENIDAEKLIKTEGVSFLNIGTGADLKIYDLALLIKKIVGYKGTINWDNSKPDGTPKKLLDVSRLNKFGFKHKYNLEEGITMVYNEYIN
- a CDS encoding SLBB domain-containing protein; its protein translation is MEKYKNIIIVFVLVIFTSFYNNAFSQSQKIDNVDLSKVKVDELSDTQVKAIAEKAGMSGMSEDQIETLAKAKGMSDSEILKLKSRISKLKTTIKDDNSSTGRTRSAEVKNDSLDKEVNPYANKIFGFSLFTNKSLTFEPSTNIATPLNYQLGPGDKLIIDVWGASQETYEQKITAEGYIIISNVGPIYLSGMTIEQATNKVKKELTSIYTGLSIGNTFLKVSLGAVRSIKVNIVGEVALPGTYTLSSLATALNALYVAGGPSENGSLRNVKIIRNNKTVAELDIYEFLLKGELPKNMRLQDEDVIFIPAYDNRVEIKGEVKRTGLFDLKTSEKLKDLIYYAGGYTDKAYTENVKVLRKTGKQYKVFDVPSIQQDSFKLSNGDEVSVDTVLNKYENRVEIKGAVNRPGIFALDNNTTLGELIRKASGLREDAFKSRVIIYRTLDDLTIKTIPVEIKDTTQSYQTLLLREDVVSVSSIFDIQEEYTIKIDGEVRVPGEYPYTKNTTIEDLIVKAGGLLESASYAKIEVDRRIKDNYATASSDKIAEVYQFQISKDLKVSDSASNFELMPFDNVFIRKSPGYSSQSIVKVDGEVLFPGFYSITTKTERISDLIKRAGSTTPEAYVKGARLTRQNSAAKKLQLKDIEKLKERVNDTLPIDDQTINKTETTISIDLEKILKKAGSKYDLFLEKGDVIKIPKEPQTVGLSGALLYPVVVRYMKGYGVRKYISSSGGFSDDAKPSKIYVVNINGSVKRTSRFLFIKNYPKVEPGAEIVVPQKTLKKGMSTTEAIGFGTAMSSLALIIITIVNALK
- the gmd gene encoding GDP-mannose 4,6-dehydratase encodes the protein MKTALISGITGQDGSYLTELLIEKGYTVHGIIRRSSSFNTFRIDHLYSDNSILNKKLFLHYGDLTDSSNLNRLVEKVQPNEIYNLGAQSHVQVSFEVPEYTAEVDGIGTLRFLDAIKETGLKTRFYQASTSELYGKVQEIPQSEKTPFYPRSPYAAAKLYSYWITVNYREAYNLYACNGILFNHESERRGKTFVTRKISVAVAKIVLGQQEKLLLGNLDAKRDWGYAPEYVEGMWRVLQADKPDDYVLATNETHTVKEFVEESFKVLDEEIIWKGKGKDEVGILKSSNKEVVAIDPKYFRPTEVEILIGDYSKAKNILGWKPKTTFKDLVKIMVQADYKKAKKRAL